The following coding sequences lie in one Porphyromonas asaccharolytica DSM 20707 genomic window:
- the glmM gene encoding phosphoglucosamine mutase gives MTVIKSISGIRGTVGGSPTDGFNPLTIAHFVVGYAQHIKLYESISRPTIVVGRDARLSGEMVQQVVIGTLLGMGCDVINIGLATTPTTEMAVLGHRADGGIIITASHNPIQWNALKFLGSDGTFLNTDRGNEVLRLSEDHTVPFASVEDLGQVISTSSYLQKHIDAILALPEVDVEAIRKAELTVAYDPINSVGAIALPPLFEALGVKQWRGINDTPDGKFAHNPEPLPSHLVDLCELVRIARADVGFSVDPDVDRLAIIDETGHPFGEEYTLVSVADYLLGYHEGGNTVSNMSSTRALRDITEQHGGSYTPAAVGEVNVVKRMRETDALIGGEGNGGVIYPHLHAGRDALVGIALFLTHLAKSGETVSQLRKRYPDYAMCKRRVELPAGTDVRALFANLEREVVSLKPLTEDGLKIDFDDSWVQIRPSNTEPIVRVYTEAPTEEAASALADQYVSLVELQLASK, from the coding sequence ATGACGGTCATCAAATCAATCTCTGGAATACGAGGCACGGTCGGAGGCTCTCCGACAGACGGTTTCAACCCACTGACGATAGCACACTTTGTCGTGGGGTATGCGCAGCACATCAAGCTCTACGAGTCTATCAGCAGACCAACCATCGTGGTGGGACGCGATGCCAGACTATCGGGAGAGATGGTGCAGCAAGTGGTCATCGGGACGCTCCTCGGTATGGGCTGCGATGTAATCAACATAGGACTGGCTACGACACCAACCACTGAGATGGCTGTCCTAGGACATCGTGCCGATGGCGGTATCATCATCACCGCTTCGCACAACCCGATCCAGTGGAACGCACTGAAGTTCCTAGGGAGCGACGGCACCTTCCTCAATACTGATCGAGGCAACGAAGTACTGCGTCTCTCAGAGGATCACACCGTGCCCTTTGCTTCGGTAGAAGATTTGGGACAAGTCATCTCTACCAGCTCCTATCTGCAGAAGCATATCGATGCAATCCTCGCACTCCCCGAGGTGGATGTGGAGGCTATCCGCAAGGCTGAGCTGACGGTCGCCTACGATCCGATCAATTCGGTCGGAGCTATCGCTCTGCCTCCGCTCTTTGAGGCGCTTGGCGTCAAGCAGTGGAGAGGGATCAACGACACCCCCGATGGTAAGTTTGCGCACAATCCAGAGCCACTACCTAGCCACCTCGTGGATCTCTGCGAGCTGGTACGCATAGCACGTGCCGATGTGGGCTTTTCGGTAGACCCCGATGTGGATCGCCTAGCGATCATTGACGAGACGGGGCACCCCTTTGGTGAGGAGTACACACTGGTCTCTGTCGCTGACTACCTCCTCGGCTATCATGAGGGCGGGAACACGGTCTCCAATATGAGTTCGACACGCGCTCTGCGCGACATCACCGAGCAGCATGGCGGTAGCTACACCCCCGCAGCGGTCGGTGAGGTCAACGTGGTCAAGCGTATGCGAGAGACCGACGCACTCATCGGTGGCGAGGGCAATGGCGGTGTCATCTATCCACATCTGCATGCCGGACGCGATGCGCTCGTTGGCATCGCGCTCTTCCTCACTCACTTGGCAAAGAGCGGCGAGACGGTTAGCCAGCTACGTAAGCGCTACCCCGACTACGCCATGTGCAAGCGCCGTGTGGAGCTACCTGCAGGGACAGACGTGAGAGCGCTCTTTGCAAACTTGGAGCGTGAGGTCGTCTCGCTGAAGCCCTTGACAGAAGATGGTCTGAAGATCGACTTCGACGACTCGTGGGTGCAGATACGTCCCAGCAATACGGAGCCGATAGTCCGTGTCTATACGGAGGCTCCTACCGAGGAGGCCGCATCGGCTCTAGCAGATCAGTACGTCTCTCTCGTCGAGCTGCAGCTAGCCAGCAAGTAG
- a CDS encoding DUF4252 domain-containing protein produces the protein MKSYTTHLSRLSIIALSMILLVGLPASAQRSSTRTRINTSKLLETKNIDVVYISPAMLQSVPKASLKIDGADAMSGIMDGITSIHIYTSSDRKAIQELRRTFAPVIELRHSDLEQLMYVKDDNGVVNLIGQLQGDNATELYMIVSGDDEYTVINFSGSFSRRELEKAVTQDNRKRKK, from the coding sequence ATGAAATCATATACTACTCATCTCTCACGCCTGAGCATCATCGCACTATCGATGATCCTCCTCGTGGGACTCCCAGCATCAGCTCAGCGTAGCTCTACCCGTACACGTATCAATACATCCAAGCTTCTAGAGACTAAGAATATAGATGTCGTATATATCTCCCCCGCAATGCTACAGAGCGTCCCCAAAGCGAGTCTCAAGATAGACGGGGCTGACGCTATGTCGGGTATCATGGACGGCATCACATCGATACATATCTACACCTCCTCCGACCGCAAGGCCATACAGGAGCTACGTCGTACCTTCGCTCCAGTCATAGAGCTGCGTCACTCAGACCTTGAGCAGCTGATGTATGTCAAGGACGATAACGGGGTCGTCAACTTGATCGGACAGCTACAAGGAGACAATGCTACCGAACTATATATGATCGTCTCTGGCGATGACGAGTACACGGTGATCAACTTCTCGGGCAGCTTCTCCCGCCGAGAGCTCGAGAAAGCGGTCACTCAAGACAATCGCAAGCGCAAGAAGTAA
- a CDS encoding ISAon1 family transposase N-terminal region protein: MTKELDWIELFAPQEILRDFNFEKLVEENGIYRIFMVEKDDAAHIPAELKKEVNGDLSNIVLDGYTNYIELQTFPAMGKEVFLYLKRRRWKVKQDQRQEEKSYSNSYSYNEKGMKATKAFGNFLKEIDWV, encoded by the coding sequence ATGACTAAAGAACTAGATTGGATTGAGCTATTCGCTCCACAAGAAATTCTCCGAGACTTTAACTTCGAGAAGTTGGTTGAAGAAAACGGCATTTACCGCATCTTTATGGTAGAGAAAGATGACGCTGCCCATATCCCCGCAGAGTTGAAAAAAGAGGTCAACGGAGATCTTTCAAACATAGTCCTAGACGGCTATACGAACTACATTGAGTTGCAGACCTTCCCAGCTATGGGCAAGGAGGTCTTCCTCTACCTCAAGCGTCGTCGCTGGAAGGTAAAACAGGACCAGCGACAAGAGGAAAAGAGCTACTCCAACAGCTACTCATACAATGAAAAAGGCATGAAAGCGACCAAGGCTTTCGGCAATTTTTTAAAAGAAATTGATTGGGTCTAA
- a CDS encoding DUF4827 domain-containing protein: MKATNHTITALVTLVMMLLLGQGALTSCRDKQHIKSLSEMLRDEKKMIDNFIEEQGMNVQEGVEEQREFDPNVWYKFPNGVYMQVIDKGGELAKPERTRVMLRMKGRFIAPDYNHAFDNLSKGYQQSTEFIYINSRDRTGSIHYKLIQEQYGHSIDALMCEGIAYPLTMVGNGARIRLLIPFLLGPNMAYNAGAPMYCEEVWYQFVEES; the protein is encoded by the coding sequence ATGAAAGCAACGAACCATACCATCACCGCTCTCGTGACACTTGTCATGATGCTCCTACTAGGGCAGGGCGCCTTGACCAGCTGTCGCGACAAGCAGCATATCAAGTCGCTCTCGGAGATGCTACGTGACGAGAAGAAGATGATAGACAACTTCATTGAGGAGCAAGGGATGAACGTCCAGGAGGGTGTCGAGGAGCAGCGCGAGTTTGACCCCAACGTGTGGTACAAGTTCCCCAATGGAGTCTACATGCAGGTCATCGACAAAGGCGGCGAGCTGGCCAAGCCTGAGCGTACGCGTGTCATGCTACGTATGAAGGGTCGCTTCATCGCACCAGACTACAACCACGCCTTTGACAACCTCTCCAAGGGTTATCAGCAGTCCACGGAGTTTATCTACATCAACTCACGCGACCGCACCGGTTCTATCCACTACAAGCTGATCCAAGAGCAGTACGGTCACTCCATCGACGCACTGATGTGTGAGGGCATCGCCTATCCGCTCACGATGGTAGGCAATGGTGCTAGGATACGGCTCCTCATCCCCTTCCTCTTAGGGCCTAACATGGCATACAATGCGGGCGCACCGATGTATTGCGAGGAGGTTTGGTATCAGTTTGTCGAGGAGTCCTAA
- a CDS encoding RNA polymerase sigma factor produces the protein MDGATFIQTYVPLRPTILQVCMALLSNEMEAEDVTQDVLIKLWEQRDHLEEVASPKAYAIRIARNKCIDTLRAPAQRLRNAEEPTELEMPLVTTTPQEQLIAKEQLARIDDWVATLPEQQQEVWRLRQEMMLTNDETAQRMGLKEVTVRSMISRLRKEARALFADMKP, from the coding sequence ATGGATGGAGCCACTTTCATACAGACCTACGTCCCCCTACGGCCGACGATCCTACAGGTCTGTATGGCTCTTCTATCCAACGAGATGGAGGCTGAGGATGTGACCCAAGATGTGCTCATCAAGCTCTGGGAGCAGCGAGACCATCTGGAGGAGGTCGCCTCACCGAAAGCTTACGCCATCCGCATCGCTCGTAACAAATGCATCGACACGCTACGGGCCCCTGCGCAGCGTCTGCGCAATGCAGAAGAGCCCACAGAGCTGGAGATGCCTCTAGTCACTACAACACCCCAAGAGCAGCTCATAGCTAAGGAGCAGCTAGCACGCATTGACGACTGGGTCGCGACCCTCCCCGAGCAGCAGCAAGAGGTGTGGAGACTACGACAGGAGATGATGCTTACCAACGATGAGACTGCCCAGCGCATGGGTCTCAAAGAGGTGACCGTCCGATCGATGATATCACGACTGCGCAAGGAGGCGAGAGCACTCTTTGCCGATATGAAGCCGTGA
- a CDS encoding DUF4831 family protein: protein MHKPKTPTRLTRWVLVMAVVWLTSCASHQAIVTPYVAGEQSTSGVVYYLPKTQLRIHFVLSEEQFEPGALVAYASRYLGESYATQPTTRYQIERVAMHAHGVPDTMQSYLIESVATPSVEQLVSLTPEGLLYSLHGKAYKPTTTDYLADYPKGVTQQEASQALPQEYALATSRAKQAEVASSRLFELRERRVELLSGQVETMPCDGPALKMVLDGLDKEIAALQALFAGRTTKRYYEEIVDVPIDEPVSQQVVARFAPQYGLVDKADLSGAPVYINIESLDHSAPQSDTELHKLTKSKALRYIEPGRARVSLQLPERSQAIMLELSVAQWGRTALLEHKLGADKLGQLPYTIYFDLTSGSIELIELPQQ from the coding sequence ATGCACAAACCTAAGACCCCTACCCGACTAACTAGATGGGTACTTGTGATGGCGGTGGTGTGGCTCACGAGCTGCGCTAGTCATCAGGCGATTGTGACTCCATACGTGGCTGGCGAGCAGTCTACGAGTGGAGTCGTTTACTATCTACCGAAGACACAACTGCGCATACACTTTGTCCTCTCGGAGGAGCAGTTTGAGCCAGGCGCACTAGTCGCTTACGCCTCTAGGTATCTAGGTGAGAGCTATGCGACGCAGCCTACGACACGCTACCAAATAGAGCGTGTAGCAATGCACGCTCATGGAGTCCCCGACACGATGCAGAGCTATCTGATCGAGTCGGTAGCGACGCCCTCTGTCGAGCAGCTGGTCTCTCTCACACCCGAAGGCCTTCTCTACTCGCTCCACGGCAAGGCGTACAAGCCTACCACGACGGACTACCTAGCAGACTATCCTAAGGGGGTGACCCAGCAGGAGGCTAGTCAAGCACTACCTCAAGAGTATGCCCTAGCGACCTCACGTGCCAAACAAGCTGAGGTGGCGTCCAGTAGACTCTTCGAGCTGCGAGAGCGACGTGTGGAGCTACTCTCGGGTCAAGTCGAGACGATGCCGTGCGATGGTCCAGCGCTCAAGATGGTCTTAGATGGTCTGGACAAGGAGATAGCAGCTCTGCAAGCGCTCTTCGCAGGTCGTACCACGAAGCGATACTACGAGGAGATCGTGGACGTACCCATTGACGAGCCAGTCTCGCAGCAGGTGGTAGCTCGCTTCGCTCCGCAGTATGGCTTAGTCGACAAGGCGGATCTCTCGGGAGCTCCTGTATACATAAATATCGAATCTCTAGATCATTCCGCTCCGCAGAGCGATACGGAGCTGCATAAGTTGACCAAGAGCAAGGCACTCCGCTACATCGAGCCAGGACGAGCTCGTGTGTCGCTACAGCTTCCCGAGCGCAGCCAGGCGATCATGCTAGAGCTCTCGGTGGCACAGTGGGGACGCACAGCACTCCTGGAGCACAAGCTAGGCGCGGACAAGCTGGGACAGCTGCCCTACACGATATACTTCGACCTCACGAGTGGCTCTATCGAGCTGATCGAGCTACCGCAGCAATGA
- a CDS encoding transposase, producing the protein MSSKKLFRWYKDVLSGYKSPGHQRHLQKTGASRSLGSSAKSPVSSDLKIPILNEKNMGSIICIDEKNINGDCYTIVSNPETNKIVLMVNTLRASQIVYLMRSNISQEALFAVSCVTRDMAPNYDWVARELFPNAYQVADKFHVVKNIIDQVQSVRIRYRQELLRKQRELEEASRKRSKLQPAPKIQQELKEFKKELSNGDTQLQLLQRSKGLLHKLHNEQTASQKLRARLLFRLFPDIKEAYKFSVALRKWYQRPMRNGTSITPSRHLLECKKKALLEIITNHLSSPCEEVKNIAHFMVKHIGEICNYFLGYKTNASAEALNQNLQRFIAINYGTRNSDFFLYRIAVHFS; encoded by the coding sequence ATGAGCTCGAAGAAACTCTTTCGCTGGTACAAAGATGTCTTGAGCGGATACAAAAGCCCAGGGCACCAACGCCATTTGCAGAAGACTGGAGCCTCACGATCTCTAGGGTCTTCTGCTAAAAGCCCTGTAAGTTCTGATCTAAAGATCCCCATTCTCAATGAGAAGAATATGGGATCCATCATCTGCATAGACGAAAAGAACATCAACGGGGATTGCTACACCATCGTGTCGAACCCAGAGACGAATAAAATCGTCCTGATGGTCAACACGCTCCGAGCCTCCCAGATCGTCTATCTAATGAGATCAAACATCTCCCAAGAAGCACTTTTCGCAGTCTCTTGCGTAACCCGTGATATGGCTCCAAACTACGACTGGGTGGCTCGTGAACTCTTCCCCAATGCCTATCAAGTTGCGGACAAATTTCACGTTGTCAAAAACATCATTGATCAAGTCCAGTCAGTAAGAATACGCTACCGCCAAGAGCTTCTACGCAAGCAACGGGAGCTGGAGGAGGCGAGTCGCAAACGGTCTAAACTGCAGCCCGCCCCCAAAATCCAGCAAGAGCTCAAAGAGTTCAAAAAAGAGCTGTCCAATGGAGATACCCAGCTACAGCTCCTCCAGCGCAGCAAAGGGTTACTACACAAGCTTCACAACGAGCAGACAGCCAGTCAAAAGCTACGCGCTCGGCTACTCTTTAGACTTTTCCCAGACATCAAAGAAGCGTACAAATTCTCCGTAGCGCTACGGAAGTGGTACCAACGTCCTATGCGAAATGGTACCTCCATAACACCCTCCCGACACCTGTTGGAGTGTAAGAAAAAAGCACTTCTAGAGATCATCACTAATCACCTCAGTAGTCCATGTGAAGAGGTCAAGAACATCGCTCACTTTATGGTCAAGCACATAGGAGAGATCTGCAACTACTTCCTCGGCTATAAGACCAACGCTTCAGCAGAAGCACTCAACCAGAACCTCCAACGCTTTATCGCCATCAACTATGGAACCCGAAATAGTGACTTCTTCCTCTACCGCATCGCCGTTCACTTCAGTTAG
- the rlmD gene encoding 23S rRNA (uracil(1939)-C(5))-methyltransferase RlmD, translated as MARGRKEPRYLDDVLIERMGAEGQCVAHVEDKVLFVPYAAPGDRCRIRVGRSKRSYMTGTIEELLEPSPLRVEPRCEVFGACGGCKWQQLPYEEQLRGKAQQAADAMTRIGHIEIEETEPIVGCEDPWHYRNKVEFTFSKKRWLTEEELKSLPEEASEQELCGVGFHKAGMFDKVLDLHGVTCQIADPIASEIRDYLNDYCLARWEEYPYYDQRAHEGVMRTLLIRTTTLGGLMVLIAFAEGTEELRIQLLEALRMRFPQITSLYYMVNTKFNDSLADLPAQLYSGAPYIEEDMHGLRYRIGPKSFYQTNSRQAERLYEKVREYAQLTGDEVVYDLYTGAGTIANYLAQSCRSVIGIEYVPEAVEDAFVNRDQNGITNATFYAGDMKAILTDDFVAAHGRPDVLVTDPPRAGMDTPVVDVILRAAPQRIVYVSCNPATQARDLALLMAEGQYRAVRACAVDMFPHTHHVETVALLSKLNTEHHLDIEIGEDED; from the coding sequence ATGGCAAGAGGTCGCAAAGAGCCTAGATATCTAGACGATGTACTCATCGAGCGGATGGGTGCCGAGGGGCAGTGTGTAGCACATGTCGAGGACAAGGTGCTCTTCGTCCCTTATGCAGCACCCGGTGACCGCTGTCGCATACGCGTCGGTCGCTCCAAGCGGAGCTATATGACAGGCACCATCGAGGAGCTACTAGAGCCTTCGCCACTGCGTGTGGAGCCTCGCTGTGAGGTCTTCGGCGCTTGTGGCGGGTGCAAGTGGCAGCAGCTACCCTACGAGGAGCAGCTCCGTGGCAAGGCGCAGCAAGCCGCAGACGCGATGACCCGCATCGGACACATAGAAATCGAAGAGACAGAGCCGATCGTAGGTTGTGAGGATCCGTGGCACTACCGCAACAAGGTCGAGTTCACCTTTAGCAAGAAGCGCTGGCTCACCGAGGAGGAGCTCAAAAGCTTGCCCGAGGAGGCGAGCGAACAGGAGCTTTGCGGGGTGGGTTTTCACAAGGCTGGTATGTTTGACAAGGTACTAGACCTGCACGGCGTGACTTGTCAGATAGCCGACCCGATAGCTTCGGAGATACGAGACTACCTCAACGACTACTGCCTAGCGCGCTGGGAGGAGTACCCTTACTACGACCAAAGAGCGCACGAGGGGGTGATGCGAACGCTGCTAATCCGCACAACGACCCTGGGCGGGCTGATGGTTTTGATAGCTTTTGCTGAGGGTACGGAGGAGCTGCGCATACAGCTCTTGGAGGCACTGCGTATGCGCTTTCCCCAGATCACGTCGCTCTACTACATGGTCAATACGAAGTTCAACGACAGCCTAGCCGATCTCCCGGCGCAGCTCTACAGCGGAGCACCATACATCGAGGAGGATATGCACGGCTTGCGTTATCGTATCGGACCGAAGTCCTTCTATCAGACGAATAGTCGGCAGGCGGAGCGGCTCTACGAGAAGGTACGTGAATATGCTCAGCTCACGGGAGATGAAGTGGTCTACGACCTCTACACAGGTGCTGGGACGATTGCTAACTACTTGGCGCAAAGCTGTCGCTCTGTCATCGGGATCGAGTATGTGCCAGAGGCTGTCGAGGATGCTTTTGTCAATAGGGATCAGAATGGGATCACGAACGCTACCTTCTACGCGGGCGATATGAAAGCAATCCTGACCGATGACTTCGTCGCAGCGCATGGTCGTCCTGATGTTCTGGTGACCGACCCGCCGCGTGCAGGTATGGATACGCCTGTCGTCGATGTGATCCTACGTGCGGCACCACAGCGCATCGTCTACGTCAGTTGCAACCCAGCGACCCAGGCACGAGACTTAGCACTCCTCATGGCTGAGGGGCAGTACCGGGCGGTGCGAGCTTGCGCTGTCGATATGTTTCCCCATACGCATCACGTGGAGACGGTAGCTCTGTTGTCCAAACTAAATACAGAACATCATTTAGATATAGAAATAGGGGAAGATGAAGATTAA
- a CDS encoding leucine-rich repeat domain-containing protein — protein sequence MKQYYRTTIWRFVAGLVITLCGAATMSLRAQEQQVITIQTKFNVGDSVYMKVVSKDGAEVRATGLSAPILEQTWRKYALTDQTVTITGPVKYLATFKNGVTDITFDHANYLDRIDCEENELTHLDFSNAPQLTMIFCHKNQLTSLDISQCDKLTWVNCSENKLSQIDLANKPALSQFVCSENPLTEFNASGATALKALECTHCGLTSLDLSANKQLQGVACGYNQLTELITTGCTKLNTIYCERNKLQSLDLSTLTALQSLNCYLNEITTLDFSACSSAHQLYLENNKISREQMLALVKSLPITSANAEKPAQIAVYDESYPLEENVCSKEAVQIARDKNWAVLYYTKDKKYAPYNGADDQNIERPWQATKPIVYPTVTSQSLHLTDPNVPSVTCYTVTGEHLFTISDPGDTLDVSTLPEGAYILQAGDLVTRFEIRR from the coding sequence ATGAAACAGTATTACCGTACGACTATCTGGCGTTTTGTGGCTGGACTGGTCATCACGCTATGCGGGGCTGCTACGATGAGCCTACGAGCTCAGGAGCAGCAAGTTATCACAATACAGACGAAATTCAACGTCGGCGACTCTGTTTATATGAAGGTCGTCTCTAAAGATGGCGCAGAGGTGCGAGCTACGGGACTATCCGCACCTATCCTCGAGCAGACCTGGAGGAAGTATGCGCTGACCGATCAGACTGTAACTATCACGGGGCCGGTCAAGTACTTAGCTACCTTTAAGAATGGAGTGACGGACATTACGTTTGACCACGCCAATTATCTAGACCGTATTGACTGCGAGGAGAATGAGCTTACCCATCTGGACTTTAGCAATGCCCCACAGCTGACGATGATCTTCTGCCACAAGAACCAACTGACCTCTCTAGACATCTCACAGTGCGACAAGCTCACTTGGGTTAATTGCTCAGAGAATAAGCTCTCCCAGATCGATCTAGCTAATAAACCAGCTCTCAGTCAGTTTGTCTGCTCCGAAAATCCTCTCACTGAGTTCAATGCCTCAGGAGCGACAGCCCTGAAGGCACTAGAGTGTACGCACTGTGGTCTGACTTCACTCGATCTATCGGCCAATAAGCAGCTGCAAGGGGTGGCCTGTGGCTACAACCAGCTCACGGAGTTGATTACGACCGGGTGCACCAAGCTCAATACTATTTATTGCGAGCGCAATAAGCTCCAGAGTCTAGATCTCTCCACCCTGACAGCTCTTCAGAGCCTCAACTGCTACCTCAATGAGATCACGACCCTAGACTTCTCCGCTTGCTCATCGGCTCACCAGCTTTACTTGGAGAATAATAAAATATCCCGAGAGCAGATGCTGGCTCTAGTCAAGTCTCTACCTATCACCAGTGCCAATGCTGAGAAGCCTGCTCAGATAGCCGTATACGATGAGTCCTATCCCCTAGAGGAGAATGTCTGCAGCAAGGAGGCGGTACAGATCGCTCGAGATAAAAACTGGGCTGTACTCTACTACACGAAAGATAAGAAGTACGCGCCCTATAACGGAGCAGACGACCAAAACATAGAGCGTCCGTGGCAGGCGACGAAACCTATCGTCTATCCTACGGTCACCTCTCAGAGTCTTCATCTGACCGATCCAAATGTGCCGAGTGTCACTTGCTATACGGTCACTGGAGAGCATCTCTTTACGATCTCAGATCCAGGTGATACGCTAGATGTATCGACCCTCCCCGAGGGGGCTTATATCTTACAGGCTGGCGACCTGGTGACACGCTTTGAGATACGTAGGTAG
- a CDS encoding Csac_0668 family 2Fe-2S cluster-binding (seleno)protein has protein sequence MKINNECCCGCKTEKPDQIKDNCPVCNNEGISVSKVTVEHLVVDDYRNAVNGDQYKICMNEDCDVVYYNLDNEIKFLKDQVRVPIWFKKDADPKYACYCSEVTENQVIEAVVKHGAKSVKEVNAITGAMKNSNCKENNPLGVCCHKIIQEAIDKGLKRK, from the coding sequence ATGAAGATTAATAATGAATGTTGTTGTGGATGCAAAACAGAAAAGCCGGATCAAATTAAAGACAATTGTCCTGTATGTAATAATGAAGGGATTTCCGTTAGTAAAGTAACTGTTGAACATCTAGTGGTAGATGATTATCGTAATGCTGTTAACGGAGATCAATATAAGATTTGCATGAACGAGGACTGCGACGTTGTTTACTATAACTTAGATAATGAAATAAAATTCTTGAAAGACCAAGTTAGAGTTCCTATCTGGTTTAAGAAAGATGCAGATCCTAAGTATGCTTGTTATTGTAGCGAAGTCACAGAAAATCAGGTAATTGAAGCAGTTGTAAAGCATGGCGCGAAATCCGTAAAAGAAGTAAATGCCATCACTGGGGCAATGAAAAATTCTAATTGTAAAGAAAACAATCCGTTGGGAGTTTGTTGTCATAAGATTATTCAGGAAGCTATCGATAAAGGCTTGAAAAGGAAATAA